A region of Chelonia mydas isolate rCheMyd1 chromosome 7, rCheMyd1.pri.v2, whole genome shotgun sequence DNA encodes the following proteins:
- the MRPL43 gene encoding 39S ribosomal protein L43, mitochondrial isoform X2, which produces MTARGTASRYLGSVLRNGLGRYVCQLQRLSLVFSPGGQTSRGARGYIEEKVLDFAKQNPGVVVYVSPQKCRSPTVVAEYLNGAVREEIIADKTVAEITQLVQKLASQSGLEIIRIRKPFHTDNPSIQGQWHPFTNKPSTLPGQSLRRLEQQPNKV; this is translated from the exons ATGACCGCGCGCGGGACTGCGAGCCGCTACCTGGGCAGCGTCCTGCGCAACGGGCTGGGCCGCTACGTGTGTCAGCTGCAGCGCCTCAGCCTGGTCTTCAGCCCCGGCGGGCAGACCTCGCGCGGGGCCAG AGGCTACATAGAAGAGAAGGTGTTGGACTTTGCCAAGCAGAACCCTGGTGTGGTGGTgtatgtgtccccacagaaatgcagaagtcccacagtggTCGCAGAATATT tgAACGGGGCAGTGAGGGAAGAGATCATCGCTGACAAGACGGTGGCTGAGATAACGCAGCTGGTCCAGAAGCTGGCCAGCCAGTCGGGGCTGGAGATCATTCGCATCCGCAAGCCCTTCCACACAGACAACCCCAGCATCCAGGGCCAGTGGCACCCATTCACCAACAAGCCGAGCACCCTCCCCGGGCAGAGCCTGCGCAGACTGGAGCAGCAGCCTAATAAAGTGTGA
- the MRPL43 gene encoding 39S ribosomal protein L43, mitochondrial isoform X1, whose protein sequence is MTARGTASRYLGSVLRNGLGRYVCQLQRLSLVFSPGGQTSRGARGYIEEKVLDFAKQNPGVVVYVSPQKCRSPTVVAEYCGGDKDKLSTYTEISPEEQLCVAQRFVSSTNKSWSNKSSYLTHLVCPISWQVRGYSNTANLKSRQFQWAFNILPGKYYLSIAVRLLKGRWCCLPE, encoded by the exons ATGACCGCGCGCGGGACTGCGAGCCGCTACCTGGGCAGCGTCCTGCGCAACGGGCTGGGCCGCTACGTGTGTCAGCTGCAGCGCCTCAGCCTGGTCTTCAGCCCCGGCGGGCAGACCTCGCGCGGGGCCAG AGGCTACATAGAAGAGAAGGTGTTGGACTTTGCCAAGCAGAACCCTGGTGTGGTGGTgtatgtgtccccacagaaatgcagaagtcccacagtggTCGCAGAATATT gtggaggagacaaagacaagctttcaacctACACAGAGATCAgccctgaagaacagctctgcgTAGCACAAAggtttgtctcttccaccaacaaaagttggtccaataaaagtagttatctcacccaccttgtctgtcccATTTCCTGGCAGGTGCGTGGTTATAGCAACACTGCTAATTTGAAATCTAGGCAGTTTCAATGGGCTTTTAACATCTTGCCAGGGAAGTACTACCTTAGCATCGCAGTACGGCTTCTGAAGGGTAGGTGGTGCTGTCTCCCTGAATAG